The following proteins are co-located in the Paludibaculum fermentans genome:
- the aroC gene encoding chorismate synthase, with protein sequence MLRFETAGESHGECLVATLTGLPAGVPISVAQVNHELWRRQQGFGRGGRMKIETDTAELVTGVRHSQTIGSPIAIIIRNRDWQNWTEVLPVESAENSEEKKKPLTRPRPGHADLAGAIKYSFTDARYILERASARETTARVAVGALAKQYLAQFGVQVLSHVIQVGTAQLERLVDWDELVTLSQKEEVLLGCVDPEAETRMKAVVDEAYRTGDTVGGVFEVRAHNLPIGLGSHITWDTRLDGRLAQAILSIQAVKGVEIGEAEEAATVFGSKVQDTIHYDKAERRFHRGANKAGGLEGGITNGQDLVVRGLLKPISTLRRPLESVDMTTKDPAAAAYERSDVCVVPAAGVIGEAMVAIVLAQAFLEKFGGDSLKESRRNYDGYIQQVREF encoded by the coding sequence ATGCTACGCTTTGAGACCGCCGGCGAGTCGCACGGGGAGTGTCTGGTGGCGACTTTGACCGGTCTGCCCGCCGGTGTCCCTATCTCCGTCGCCCAGGTGAATCATGAACTTTGGCGCCGCCAGCAGGGCTTCGGCCGTGGCGGACGCATGAAAATCGAGACCGATACCGCCGAACTCGTGACCGGAGTGCGCCACTCCCAGACCATCGGTTCGCCCATCGCCATCATTATCAGGAACCGCGATTGGCAGAACTGGACCGAGGTCCTGCCCGTCGAATCGGCCGAGAATAGCGAAGAAAAGAAGAAGCCACTCACCCGCCCCCGGCCCGGCCATGCCGATCTCGCCGGCGCGATCAAGTACAGCTTCACCGACGCCCGCTATATCCTCGAACGCGCCTCCGCCCGCGAAACCACTGCCCGCGTCGCCGTCGGGGCCCTCGCCAAGCAGTACCTCGCACAGTTCGGCGTCCAGGTGCTCAGCCACGTCATCCAGGTCGGCACCGCCCAACTGGAACGCCTGGTCGACTGGGATGAGCTCGTTACCCTCTCTCAGAAGGAAGAAGTCCTGCTGGGCTGCGTCGATCCCGAAGCCGAGACCCGCATGAAAGCCGTTGTAGACGAGGCCTATCGCACTGGCGATACCGTCGGCGGCGTGTTCGAGGTTCGCGCCCACAACCTGCCCATTGGGCTCGGCTCGCACATCACCTGGGACACCCGTCTCGATGGCCGCCTGGCACAGGCGATCCTGTCGATCCAGGCCGTGAAGGGCGTCGAAATCGGCGAGGCCGAGGAAGCCGCCACCGTCTTCGGCTCAAAGGTCCAGGACACCATCCACTACGACAAGGCGGAGCGGCGCTTCCACCGCGGCGCGAACAAGGCCGGCGGGCTCGAAGGCGGCATCACGAACGGCCAGGATCTGGTCGTCCGCGGACTGCTCAAGCCCATCTCCACCCTCCGCAGGCCTTTGGAATCAGTGGACATGACGACAAAGGATCCGGCGGCCGCGGCCTACGAGCGCAGCGATGTCTGCGTCGTCCCCGCCGCGGGCGTCATCGGCGAAGCCATGGTCGCCATCGTCCTGGCCCAGGCGTTTCTTGAAAAATTTGGCGGCGATTCCCTGAAGGAGTCGCGTCGAAACTATGACGGCTACATCCAACAAGTCAGGGAGTTTTGA
- a CDS encoding Ig domain-containing protein, with protein sequence MRLAALFVLLTALVQAAGPGVWVDGPTMTVYYTPSTNLGVLYIPTTVAYVPSDSVEIVSGTPPPGVSWAGSGSCPSGVLCSAYTGGPSAGATGVYTQVLRAHVGANTADLTVEFRPNFSISGTAAAGVVGASYESDFSLAGGVAPLAWDAPTGTVPPGLSFDVNTGRLSGTPTAAGGYTFTLAAHDSSSAPSTKSVTMNIYAALAVSTANLAATTVSRPYSQTLSSTGGTTPKSWSIESGALPGGIVLGTATGVLSGAATTPGAYSFTVRVACCGTAAATAALSIVVNPAPSIQTSTLPGGVAGVAYSQQLSGSGGTGTLTWSLAAGTLPAGLGLSAAGLISGTPLTMGPASFTAQVTDSVGATATAVLAIAVIDPPEITPPTLTALTVGQTVQSGVTATKGTAPYTWDLAGGALPSGVALNPSTGVLGGQPTQPGLFSFTLRVTDAQSQQGTLVQSWRVNAAPTILATSIPAATITMPLTATVLSATGGTGSLAWSATGLPVGLVLTAQGALSGVPAGLGVSEVVFTVRDDNQVQASRTLSVTVNPLPMIATSSLPLGVLHTAYLQVLATTGGTGALTYTLPGGALPPGVGLAADGTLSGTPTAKGTYSITVKVEDSLGGCSSSAFTLQVVDSPEILTATVPEWTVGQKVNLTLAAQRGTAPYRWALVGGTAPADAQLDTDSGVLSGTLAAAGSGAMQVRATDGNELSATRTLLWKVNAAPALEVPAAPQLVAGRPAGPWQLNFQGGTGTLSGYAEGLPSGLRLDAHSGVITGTPLAAGQYEVQFTLVDGNSIQAGASASLRVYPGLSIETEGLSPVTSGRYAARAIAARGGTAPFVWSIASGKLPAGLLVRIADGTLEGTATSAEVAQFTLRVLDANGVEASRSYSLAVNEALSVLPLALPVMQVGQTVARAVQAAGGMSPVVFSLASGLLPPGVTLAADGHLSGTVTTTGVFSFSVKATDANGAESTRPFSLEVTVAERLKATPWVLSFEGYAGGAAPAPQQVALSTAPAGQTVQISSDSAWLSASLSTAVTPAVVNVSVAAGELTPGDYTGAVLLRQGSEARNVAVTLHYAAAPGVQLTASPEKMVVAAGTGAGAVERLLLLRTTSGAEPWTVSTDDAWLSVDRATDSFDGSLESVVRVSLRRGNLRAGAYAGKLVFRQGPAMAEVTVRMELDEQSDFELSQSGLSLRAAPGGTSAAVPLRILNHGAGALDWQAQASAPWIVLEPASGSAQASSTVQVKAEAANLAAGHYAGMVTVTPSSGGVARAAEVQLWVSPEALGPQVQPAGLSFQGAAAAARTLVLSNPSRVEMGYTASIAPVEAQGWLTLGVVSGRVPAEGSLELTVHAVPGPAGEGTHRAQIALEFSDGTVSVVDVLLVVPTTGCAATSLRASWVRFGDHFSVAAGVPAELEMLVTDNCGQPVSTGLGLVSFSTPGEPALALIPGPHGLWTATWIPGSAVGSLTVTVRLHGSAGQTGGLSATGVVTAPLE encoded by the coding sequence ATGCGACTCGCAGCCCTCTTCGTGCTTTTGACCGCCCTTGTTCAAGCGGCTGGTCCGGGTGTTTGGGTGGATGGCCCGACAATGACGGTTTACTACACTCCATCGACTAATCTCGGGGTGCTCTACATCCCTACGACTGTCGCCTACGTTCCGAGCGATTCGGTGGAGATTGTATCGGGCACGCCTCCGCCCGGCGTGAGTTGGGCTGGCTCTGGGTCGTGCCCCTCTGGTGTCCTGTGTTCCGCCTACACCGGGGGGCCGAGTGCGGGCGCCACCGGCGTCTACACACAGGTGTTGCGGGCTCATGTGGGAGCGAACACGGCAGACTTGACGGTGGAGTTCCGGCCGAATTTCTCGATTTCGGGTACGGCGGCCGCCGGTGTGGTGGGGGCGAGTTACGAGAGTGATTTTTCCCTGGCGGGCGGGGTGGCGCCTTTGGCGTGGGACGCGCCCACGGGGACAGTCCCTCCGGGGCTGAGTTTTGACGTGAATACGGGGCGGCTTTCGGGTACGCCCACGGCGGCGGGCGGCTACACCTTCACCCTGGCGGCGCACGATTCGAGCTCCGCCCCGAGCACGAAGAGCGTGACGATGAACATCTATGCGGCGCTAGCGGTTTCGACGGCCAATCTGGCGGCGACGACTGTCTCGCGCCCCTACTCGCAAACCCTGTCGTCCACGGGCGGCACGACACCGAAGAGCTGGTCGATCGAGAGCGGAGCCTTGCCGGGTGGAATCGTATTGGGTACGGCGACGGGCGTGCTGTCGGGCGCGGCCACCACGCCTGGGGCATACAGCTTCACGGTGCGGGTGGCGTGTTGCGGGACCGCCGCGGCGACCGCCGCATTGAGCATAGTGGTGAACCCGGCGCCGTCGATCCAGACGTCGACGCTACCGGGTGGCGTGGCGGGCGTGGCCTATTCGCAGCAATTGTCCGGCAGCGGCGGCACCGGGACTCTCACCTGGTCGCTGGCCGCCGGGACGCTGCCGGCCGGATTGGGGCTTTCCGCCGCGGGCCTGATTTCGGGCACTCCGCTGACGATGGGGCCGGCGTCCTTCACCGCACAGGTAACGGATTCAGTGGGAGCCACGGCGACGGCCGTGCTCGCGATAGCCGTCATCGATCCGCCGGAGATCACGCCGCCCACGCTGACGGCACTCACGGTGGGGCAGACGGTTCAGTCCGGGGTGACGGCGACGAAGGGCACCGCGCCGTACACCTGGGATCTGGCGGGCGGCGCCCTACCCTCGGGTGTGGCGCTAAACCCGTCGACCGGGGTGTTGGGGGGCCAGCCTACGCAGCCGGGCCTATTCTCCTTCACCTTGCGGGTAACGGACGCGCAGAGCCAGCAGGGGACGCTGGTGCAATCGTGGCGGGTGAATGCGGCGCCCACGATTCTGGCTACGTCGATTCCGGCGGCGACGATCACGATGCCGCTGACGGCGACGGTGCTTTCCGCGACAGGCGGAACCGGTAGCCTGGCCTGGTCGGCCACGGGTCTGCCCGTCGGGCTGGTTTTGACCGCCCAGGGGGCGCTGAGCGGGGTGCCCGCGGGGCTGGGCGTAAGTGAAGTCGTTTTCACGGTGAGGGATGACAATCAGGTGCAGGCTTCGCGGACGCTCAGCGTGACGGTGAACCCTCTGCCGATGATCGCGACGAGTTCGCTGCCCCTGGGTGTGCTGCACACGGCTTACCTGCAGGTGTTGGCCACGACGGGCGGCACGGGGGCGCTGACGTACACATTGCCCGGAGGCGCGCTGCCGCCGGGCGTTGGGCTGGCGGCGGATGGGACCTTGAGTGGGACGCCGACGGCGAAGGGCACGTACTCGATCACCGTGAAGGTGGAGGATTCGCTGGGCGGCTGCTCGTCGAGCGCTTTCACGCTGCAGGTGGTGGACTCGCCGGAGATCCTGACGGCGACGGTGCCGGAATGGACCGTGGGGCAGAAAGTGAACCTGACGCTGGCGGCTCAACGGGGGACTGCCCCGTACCGGTGGGCTTTGGTGGGTGGCACGGCTCCGGCCGACGCGCAGCTGGACACCGATTCCGGAGTGCTGTCCGGCACGTTGGCCGCGGCAGGTTCGGGTGCGATGCAGGTGCGGGCGACCGATGGCAACGAACTCAGTGCGACGAGGACCTTGCTATGGAAGGTGAATGCGGCTCCGGCGCTGGAGGTGCCGGCGGCGCCGCAACTGGTGGCCGGGCGGCCGGCCGGGCCCTGGCAACTGAATTTTCAGGGCGGGACAGGTACGCTCTCAGGCTATGCCGAGGGTCTACCTTCCGGGCTGCGGCTGGACGCACACAGTGGCGTGATTACCGGCACGCCCCTGGCCGCCGGCCAGTATGAAGTCCAGTTCACGCTGGTGGACGGCAACTCGATCCAGGCCGGCGCCAGCGCCAGCCTGCGAGTCTATCCGGGCTTGTCGATCGAGACGGAGGGTTTGAGTCCAGTGACGTCGGGCCGTTACGCGGCGCGGGCGATTGCGGCCCGCGGCGGCACGGCGCCCTTTGTGTGGTCGATCGCCAGCGGCAAGCTGCCGGCGGGGCTGCTGGTGCGGATAGCGGATGGCACGCTGGAAGGGACCGCCACGTCGGCAGAGGTTGCGCAATTCACTTTGCGGGTATTGGACGCCAATGGCGTGGAGGCCTCGAGGAGCTACTCGCTGGCGGTGAACGAAGCGCTTTCGGTGCTGCCGTTGGCGCTGCCGGTGATGCAAGTGGGGCAGACCGTGGCGCGCGCCGTGCAGGCGGCGGGCGGCATGAGTCCGGTGGTGTTCAGCCTGGCTTCGGGACTCTTGCCTCCGGGCGTGACTCTGGCGGCGGACGGCCACCTGAGTGGGACCGTGACGACAACCGGTGTCTTCAGTTTCAGTGTGAAGGCGACCGATGCGAACGGGGCCGAGAGTACGCGGCCATTCAGCCTGGAGGTGACGGTGGCGGAGCGGTTGAAGGCGACACCGTGGGTGCTGAGTTTTGAAGGGTATGCGGGCGGCGCGGCGCCGGCTCCGCAGCAGGTGGCCCTTTCGACCGCGCCGGCCGGCCAGACGGTGCAGATCAGCAGCGACTCGGCGTGGCTGAGTGCTTCGCTGTCGACGGCGGTGACGCCGGCGGTGGTGAACGTCTCTGTGGCGGCGGGCGAGCTGACGCCGGGCGACTATACGGGGGCGGTCCTGCTGCGGCAGGGCTCCGAGGCCCGCAACGTGGCGGTGACCCTGCACTACGCCGCAGCGCCGGGCGTACAACTGACCGCCTCGCCCGAGAAGATGGTGGTCGCGGCCGGGACGGGCGCCGGTGCGGTGGAGCGGTTGTTGCTGCTGAGGACGACGTCGGGGGCCGAGCCTTGGACGGTGAGTACCGACGATGCATGGTTGAGTGTGGATCGCGCTACGGACTCGTTCGACGGCTCGTTGGAGAGCGTGGTGCGGGTGAGCCTGCGCCGCGGCAATCTGCGGGCGGGCGCCTATGCGGGCAAGCTGGTCTTCCGGCAGGGGCCGGCGATGGCGGAAGTGACGGTGCGGATGGAGTTGGACGAGCAGTCCGACTTCGAACTCTCGCAGAGTGGACTCAGTTTGCGAGCGGCTCCGGGCGGGACCTCGGCGGCGGTACCGCTCCGGATCCTGAATCACGGTGCGGGAGCCCTGGATTGGCAGGCGCAGGCGTCAGCGCCCTGGATCGTGCTGGAGCCGGCCAGTGGAAGCGCGCAGGCGAGTTCCACCGTGCAGGTGAAGGCGGAAGCGGCGAACCTGGCAGCCGGCCACTATGCGGGTATGGTGACGGTGACCCCATCGTCCGGCGGAGTGGCGCGCGCGGCGGAGGTCCAGTTGTGGGTGAGCCCGGAGGCCCTGGGGCCGCAGGTGCAGCCTGCAGGGTTGTCGTTCCAGGGTGCGGCTGCCGCGGCGCGGACACTGGTACTGAGCAATCCGAGCAGGGTCGAGATGGGCTACACGGCATCGATCGCGCCGGTGGAGGCGCAAGGCTGGCTCACGTTGGGCGTGGTGTCGGGCAGGGTGCCGGCGGAGGGTTCCCTCGAGCTGACGGTGCATGCCGTGCCGGGTCCGGCGGGCGAAGGGACGCACCGGGCGCAGATCGCCTTGGAGTTCTCCGACGGGACTGTATCCGTGGTGGACGTGCTACTGGTGGTACCGACGACCGGTTGCGCAGCCACCAGCCTGCGAGCGAGTTGGGTGCGGTTTGGCGACCACTTCTCCGTCGCGGCGGGCGTGCCTGCCGAGTTGGAGATGCTGGTGACCGACAACTGCGGGCAGCCGGTCTCGACCGGTTTGGGCCTGGTGAGCTTCTCTACCCCCGGCGAGCCGGCGCTGGCGCTGATCCCGGGTCCGCATGGGCTTTGGACGGCGACCTGGATTCCCGGCTCGGCGGTGGGTAGTTTGACGGTCACTGTCAGGTTGCATGGCAGCGCCGGCCAGACGGGAGGGCTGTCGGCCACGGGGGTGGTGACGGCTCCGCTGGAGTAA
- a CDS encoding PadR family transcriptional regulator — translation MGELSSNPDLLPGTLYMMILRTLNQGPLHGYGIAKRIHEWSNGDLAIEDGSLYPALNRMLHKGWLDADWGVTETNRKARFYRLTVEGKKQLEAESSAFNKMVNAIQLVMRTS, via the coding sequence TTGGGCGAACTCTCCTCGAATCCGGATCTCCTACCTGGCACCTTATACATGATGATTCTCAGGACCCTTAACCAGGGGCCGCTGCACGGCTACGGCATAGCCAAGCGTATTCACGAATGGTCGAATGGGGATCTCGCCATTGAAGACGGCTCCCTGTATCCCGCGTTGAACCGGATGTTGCACAAGGGGTGGCTGGACGCAGATTGGGGTGTCACGGAGACCAACCGGAAGGCCCGTTTCTACCGGTTGACGGTGGAGGGGAAGAAGCAACTGGAAGCCGAATCGAGCGCTTTCAACAAGATGGTGAACGCGATTCAGTTGGTCATGCGGACGTCGTAA
- a CDS encoding ABC transporter permease, translated as MFWRDFLRRDQVDQEWREEMESHLQMVTDALLEQGLTPEEARSAALKQVGNLTARREEIYRMNGFQWLDSISGDVRYAVRGLRNHPSFTVVAVLTLALGIGANTAIFSVINSVLLKPLAYPHSEALVDLALAAPGAGGIVSSRGSLGLSTSMYFTFAEQNRSFEAMGVWIPRPVTVTGLAEPEQVIASLVSDGMLQALGVEPEIGRPLGAADQVPGSNEVALLSHGYWQRRFGGDRSVIGRKIVVDARPREIAGVLPAGFRIADTQTDLVLPLRLERSGATLAGFGLYSLARLKPGVTMEQANADIGRLIPVWMRSWPSIDNEKPGDALAESVYRAWRITPNIRPLRESVVGNVRGVLWVVMGTLGLVMLIACANVANLLLVRMEARQQELAVRAALGAGWGRIVRQLLIESLVLCGVGGALGLGIASMALELLVRHGPSNLPRLSEVGLDARAMAFTATVAVVSGLIFGLIPALRYAGPRVAYGLRDGGRTMSHGRNRYRVRNTLVVVQVSLALVLLISSGLMIRTFQAMRRVDLGFTRPDGVQTFRVYVPRELVPAEEEATRLEQAIAEKVAAIPGVTSVGFASALPLDGAPPNWNGVLKQGQSYAQGSSPPMRLFLNVSPGFFRSLGTRLKAGRDFTWADIYGARQVVLVSEGLAREMWGSVEGAIGQRVRSTDIRPWREVIGVVEDVRHRGVQEPAPTVVYWPIFGELAYAPITAATRSASFSVRTERAGTGALLNDIRQVVSSVNAALAVANPETMRETVDLSMARTSFTLVMLGIAGAMALLLGLIGIYGVIAYAVSQRNREIGIRLALGAQARDVRRMFVSQGVGLCGIGIAIGLVAAAALTRVMKSLLFGVAPVDPVTFAAMPAALLLAALAACYVPARRASRVDPVECIRAE; from the coding sequence ATGTTCTGGCGAGATTTTCTGCGGCGCGATCAAGTCGATCAGGAATGGCGCGAGGAGATGGAATCGCATCTCCAGATGGTGACGGATGCCCTACTGGAGCAGGGCCTGACGCCGGAGGAGGCGCGCAGCGCGGCGTTGAAGCAAGTGGGCAATCTGACGGCCCGGCGAGAGGAGATCTACCGGATGAACGGCTTTCAGTGGCTGGATTCCATCAGCGGCGATGTGCGCTATGCCGTGCGCGGGCTGAGAAATCACCCGTCGTTTACCGTGGTGGCCGTCCTGACGCTGGCCTTGGGCATCGGAGCGAATACGGCGATCTTCAGCGTTATCAATAGTGTCCTGCTCAAACCGCTGGCGTATCCCCATTCCGAGGCCCTGGTGGACCTGGCTTTGGCCGCTCCGGGTGCGGGCGGCATTGTCAGCAGCCGCGGCAGCCTGGGCCTTTCGACGTCGATGTATTTCACTTTCGCCGAGCAGAATCGTTCGTTTGAAGCCATGGGTGTGTGGATTCCCCGGCCTGTGACGGTGACCGGACTGGCCGAGCCGGAGCAGGTGATCGCCAGCCTGGTCAGCGATGGAATGCTGCAGGCGCTGGGGGTGGAGCCGGAGATCGGGCGCCCGCTGGGGGCCGCGGATCAGGTGCCCGGGTCGAATGAGGTGGCGCTGCTGAGCCATGGCTACTGGCAACGGCGATTTGGCGGAGACCGGTCAGTGATTGGGCGGAAGATCGTGGTGGACGCGCGTCCGCGCGAGATTGCCGGAGTCCTGCCGGCCGGTTTTCGCATTGCGGACACGCAGACCGACCTGGTGCTGCCCCTGCGGCTGGAGCGCAGCGGTGCGACATTGGCCGGGTTCGGTCTGTACTCCCTCGCCCGGCTGAAGCCCGGCGTGACAATGGAGCAGGCAAACGCGGACATTGGGCGGCTGATCCCGGTCTGGATGCGTTCCTGGCCCTCGATCGACAACGAGAAGCCGGGCGACGCGTTGGCGGAGTCGGTTTATCGAGCCTGGCGGATTACCCCGAACATCCGGCCCTTGCGCGAGAGCGTGGTGGGCAATGTGCGCGGTGTGCTGTGGGTGGTGATGGGCACGCTCGGCCTGGTGATGCTGATCGCCTGCGCGAATGTCGCCAACCTTCTGTTGGTGCGGATGGAGGCACGGCAACAGGAGCTTGCGGTGCGGGCGGCCCTGGGCGCGGGGTGGGGCCGGATTGTCCGGCAGTTGCTGATTGAGAGCCTGGTGTTGTGCGGTGTGGGTGGGGCGCTGGGGCTCGGAATTGCGTCGATGGCCTTGGAGCTGCTGGTGCGGCATGGTCCCTCGAACCTGCCGCGGTTGAGTGAGGTGGGGCTCGATGCGCGCGCAATGGCATTCACCGCGACGGTGGCGGTTGTGTCTGGATTGATCTTCGGGCTGATCCCGGCATTGCGCTATGCGGGTCCGCGGGTTGCCTACGGCCTGCGGGACGGCGGCCGGACGATGAGCCACGGCCGGAATCGCTATCGAGTCAGGAACACGCTGGTGGTGGTGCAGGTATCGCTTGCATTGGTATTGCTGATCTCTTCGGGTCTGATGATCCGGACGTTCCAGGCGATGCGGCGGGTGGATTTGGGCTTCACGCGGCCAGATGGTGTGCAAACCTTCCGGGTGTATGTCCCGCGCGAGCTGGTCCCGGCGGAGGAGGAAGCAACGCGGCTGGAACAGGCAATAGCCGAGAAGGTGGCGGCGATACCGGGCGTAACTTCCGTCGGCTTTGCGAGCGCGCTGCCGCTGGATGGTGCGCCTCCGAACTGGAACGGGGTTTTGAAGCAGGGCCAGAGCTACGCGCAGGGCAGCAGTCCGCCGATGCGTCTGTTTCTGAACGTGTCGCCGGGTTTTTTCCGGTCGCTGGGCACGCGGCTGAAGGCGGGGCGCGACTTCACGTGGGCCGACATTTACGGGGCCCGTCAGGTTGTGCTGGTTTCCGAAGGGTTGGCGCGAGAGATGTGGGGTTCGGTGGAAGGGGCGATCGGGCAACGTGTGCGCTCGACCGATATCCGGCCATGGCGAGAGGTGATTGGGGTGGTGGAGGACGTGCGCCATCGAGGAGTGCAGGAGCCGGCCCCGACGGTGGTTTACTGGCCGATATTTGGGGAGCTTGCCTATGCTCCGATCACGGCCGCGACCAGATCTGCGAGCTTCTCAGTCCGGACGGAGCGTGCCGGCACGGGCGCCCTGTTGAATGACATCCGTCAGGTTGTGTCGTCGGTGAACGCGGCGCTGGCGGTGGCGAATCCGGAGACGATGCGGGAGACGGTCGATCTATCGATGGCGCGCACCTCGTTCACCCTGGTGATGCTGGGGATCGCGGGGGCGATGGCGCTGCTGCTGGGGCTGATCGGGATCTATGGTGTGATCGCCTACGCCGTCTCGCAGAGGAATCGCGAGATCGGGATCCGGCTGGCGCTGGGGGCGCAGGCGCGCGATGTGCGGCGGATGTTCGTGAGCCAGGGCGTGGGGCTGTGCGGGATCGGGATTGCGATTGGGCTGGTGGCCGCGGCGGCATTGACCCGGGTGATGAAGTCGTTGTTGTTTGGGGTGGCGCCGGTGGATCCGGTGACGTTTGCGGCGATGCCGGCTGCGCTATTGCTGGCGGCCTTGGCGGCTTGCTATGTGCCGGCGAGGAGAGCATCGCGCGTGGATCCGGTGGAGTGTATCCGGGCGGAGTAG
- a CDS encoding cupin domain-containing protein gives MSCKPAAERTQTEGCWIVADKALGKLPAEVFWTLDVYPTRESVAKAGTNHAAVVEALGKIWLFTVGEKPAPPSQGGRVTQIGPLPVKSDEVYTAQFMEGILEPGSVSRTHVHSGPEAFYTETGESCLETPDGKQVGRKGTDLIIPEGVPMELSATGSETRRGLILVLHSSAKPATTVVAHWKSKGLCLGPQ, from the coding sequence GTGAGCTGCAAACCGGCCGCGGAACGAACGCAAACCGAAGGCTGCTGGATCGTCGCGGACAAGGCTCTAGGCAAGCTGCCCGCCGAAGTGTTCTGGACTCTCGATGTCTATCCAACGCGAGAGAGCGTCGCCAAGGCGGGCACGAACCATGCCGCTGTGGTCGAGGCGCTCGGCAAGATCTGGCTGTTCACCGTGGGAGAAAAACCGGCACCCCCGTCGCAAGGCGGCAGGGTCACGCAAATCGGGCCCTTGCCGGTCAAATCGGATGAGGTTTACACCGCACAGTTCATGGAAGGCATTCTCGAGCCTGGTTCGGTGAGCCGTACACACGTTCATTCCGGCCCGGAAGCCTTCTATACCGAGACGGGAGAATCCTGCCTGGAAACTCCGGACGGCAAGCAGGTCGGACGGAAAGGCACGGACCTCATCATTCCGGAAGGAGTCCCGATGGAACTGTCGGCCACAGGATCTGAAACCCGCCGGGGCCTCATTCTGGTACTCCATTCGTCGGCCAAGCCGGCGACCACCGTGGTCGCGCATTGGAAATCCAAGGGGCTTTGTCTCGGGCCCCAATAG
- a CDS encoding type II toxin-antitoxin system RelE/ParE family toxin, whose product MRQQPDTPIVWLKREVKTPPFSRTARLEAGLLLRSLQQGDVLGLPPSRPMPAIGVHCHALRIPDREQSWRIVYHVAEDAIAILEVFSKKTQSTPPRVIEVCTKRSAAFLKAAAMRERP is encoded by the coding sequence GTGCGGCAACAACCTGACACGCCGATTGTGTGGCTGAAGCGAGAGGTGAAGACTCCGCCTTTCAGCCGGACGGCGCGGTTGGAGGCCGGGCTGTTGCTTCGCAGCCTTCAGCAGGGCGACGTCCTGGGACTGCCGCCGTCAAGGCCGATGCCCGCCATCGGCGTTCACTGTCATGCGTTGCGGATTCCGGATCGTGAACAATCGTGGCGAATTGTCTACCATGTCGCGGAAGATGCGATCGCGATTCTGGAGGTCTTCAGCAAGAAGACACAATCGACTCCACCGCGGGTGATCGAAGTGTGCACAAAGCGTTCGGCTGCCTTCCTGAAAGCGGCGGCTATGAGGGAGAGGCCATGA
- a CDS encoding helix-turn-helix transcriptional regulator, whose product MSTEEAQFIEMKLALAAGVKEVREKRGLTQTALAHLPGSSQSRIAKMEAGDRSVSLDLLVRSLLSIGASSAEIAKWIRRAETRRAA is encoded by the coding sequence TTGAGCACGGAGGAGGCCCAGTTCATCGAGATGAAGTTGGCCCTCGCCGCCGGAGTGAAGGAAGTGAGAGAGAAGCGGGGGCTCACACAAACGGCGCTGGCCCATTTGCCAGGGTCGAGCCAGTCGCGAATAGCGAAGATGGAGGCTGGGGATCGCTCGGTTTCTCTGGATCTACTGGTGCGGTCTCTGTTGAGTATCGGCGCGAGTTCGGCGGAGATTGCAAAGTGGATTAGGAGAGCGGAAACGAGGCGGGCGGCGTAG